TGCCCCCCCTCTCCCGCCACGCTCAGTTCCAGCGTCAGGTACCCCTTTTCCGCAATCCCCACCAGGGCTGCCGGGGCGGAAAGCCCGGGTATCAGCCCTTCGGCGACGAAGCCGCCTTCATCCAGAATGTATTCCAGCCGCACCTGCCGGCCTCGGAGCAGGCCGGCGATTTTGGCGGCCCCCTGCGTACCGCCGATCTCCTCATCGTGGCCGAAAGCCAGGTAGAGCGTGCGCCGTGGCTGAAATCCTGCCGCCAGCAGCGCCTCGACCGCCTCCAGAATCCCCATCAGGCTCGACTTGTCGTCCAGAGCGCCCCGCCCCCAGACATGCCCATCGGCGATCTCCCCGGCGAAAGGAGGATGCGTCCAGTCCGCTTCCGTCTCCGGGCTGACGGGAACCACATCCTGGTGGGCCATCAGCAGCACCGGCCGCAGGGCTGCCTCGCTTCCCGGCCAGGTAAAGAGCAGGCCGAAGCCGTCGACCGTCTCCTTCTTCAGGGAGGCCTGCACGCCGGGAAAGGCCTCGGCAAGCCAGACATGAAAAGCCTGAAAAGCTTCTCCGGCGAATTGGTCCGGATCTTCCTGCGAAACCGTCCGGAAGCGCAGGGCCCGGCCCAGACGCCGAACGGCCTCGTCGCTGTCGACAGCAATCGCGGCGGCTGGCGGCACCGGGCCGGGCCGGGCCGAAAACCGCAGGGTCTGGATGACCAGAGCCGCGAAAAGCGCGACCAGACCGAGACCGGAAACTAAGAGCAGCAGCTTCATGGAAATACCCTGGCTGGCGGAGTCGGCAAGTGACGGCTTTTTCCCGTCGGCACCGGTGAACCTCTCAGAAAAAACTATAGCATTTCCGGACAGGTTTACAGTTCCCCGGAGAAGCGCCGGCGAACGTCGAACCGGACCCGATGCATCCTGTTCCAATGCACTGACCACGTTGCCATCCTCGGGATGAGTGGCATAATCATTAAGGAAAACAGAAGGCTGCCCGCCTGTTGCTGCCTTTCGTCTTCCGCAGGGCGATCAGCCCATACCACCGTCAAGGAGAAAAGATGACCAGAAAAGCCAGCAACGCCGATCATCCGACGCCCGGGTTTGACGATGCCGGACAAACGGGTGAGCAGACCCGGAGGCAGGTTTCCCTGCTGAAGGCGATCATCCGGATCTTCAGGGAGACGCCGGACTGTGAAACCGAAGAGGAAGTGGCGCGGACCTGTCTTAAAATCGCCGAAGAACTCTCCGGCAGCGCCTACGGGTTCATCGGTGAGTTGAACCCGCAGGGCCATTTCGACACGACCACCCTCAGCGATGCAGGCTGGGCGGCCTGCCCCTTTCCCCGGCCGGAAGCGGTCGAGATGCTCAAGAACATGCCGAACCGGGG
The Desulfuromonadales bacterium DNA segment above includes these coding regions:
- a CDS encoding M20 family peptidase, producing the protein MVSALEQDASGPVRRSPALLRGTVNLSGNAIVFSERFTGADGKKPSLADSASQGISMKLLLLVSGLGLVALFAALVIQTLRFSARPGPVPPAAAIAVDSDEAVRRLGRALRFRTVSQEDPDQFAGEAFQAFHVWLAEAFPGVQASLKKETVDGFGLLFTWPGSEAALRPVLLMAHQDVVPVSPETEADWTHPPFAGEIADGHVWGRGALDDKSSLMGILEAVEALLAAGFQPRRTLYLAFGHDEEIGGTQGAAKIAGLLRGRQVRLEYILDEGGFVAEGLIPGLSAPAALVGIAEKGYLTLELSVAGEGGHSSLPERQTTIGILSRALVRLEENPLPADLSFSRLFFARVGPGMPFHKRLALANLWLFAPWVERLLSRSAEMNAGIRTTIAPTQLSAGIKENVLPVRATAVVNIRVMPGEQTEGVIGRVRKIVDDSRVQIRARAVRSEPSPVSDVRAASYGMLERTIRQVAAEEELLVAPYLVVGATDCRYFNDLCDNIYRFSFIRIGPEDLKRVHGTDERISVDGYAQLVRFYTQLLRNSQEL